TTACTGGTTACCAGTGGCAACATACAGAAATGAAATCCAGGGGGGAACTTTAAAATGCTTGTTTGAATCTTGTTCCTTTCTCTGCTCCTCTGTTACTGGAGCAGCTTTTCTGTGAAACTATAGATCTTAGCTTACCCCAGCTCCAAGCTTCTCGAAAAGTGGGCCTGCATTTAATAATGCTGGGAGTTCTTATGTGATTTTTTGTATGCTTATTCTGTGAATGATCTGAACAAGTAAGACCAACTGATTTGAATTTATAACTAAATATCAACAACAATTCATTAGTCTTCATTTGAAATACTGATTCTTCACTGCTACCATGGGAAGCTAGCTAACTGGGAAGCTAACTTCTGATGTTAATGTTGAATTTTCGTTTGTGTTATAGATTTGTTTTTAGTGTCCCTATGTTGGTGGTATGAGAGTATCAAACTACTGGCCTGCGTGAAGCAGCATTAATTCTGCTTTTTACACccctatttttttcagtgcGTAATGCAAGCGTACAGTTTGATGCTAGAATGGCTAAAACCCCCAAAGAGAAGTACAGAATCTGCACCTGAAGGGCAAAGGAGATTTGTAGGGTCGTTCCAGAAAGCCCAGCTTTCAGCGAAGCCTGCAGCAATGCACCTTTTCTGCCACATGAGGGAGTGAGCTGGTCTCCAGGCTTGTGGACTTGGCTGACTCCTTGAGACAGCTCATCATTACTGACTGCTATCTGCCTGGCTGTCTCACAAATGCAAATTCCGAGAAaaacttgctttctttccttttagtgGTGTGCCTTTGCCATCAAATAGAGGAATCAGTTGTGGCATGACAACCCCAAACAGCATCTTTTAGGCCTGTTGGGAGTGTTTCAGCAAGCTTCCCTCAGTTCAGGCGCctttaaaagctgaaataagCTTGCTTTCAGTATCATTGTTTGCTAAGGTGTCATAAAGGTGGTAAATTAGCCTAAAATAAGATATTCCCAACAACTACTGATACTGTAACAGTACCAAGCTAACAGCTGGCACAGATGGTAATGTTAGGGCCGTGCAGTATTAGGTGAGGCCCAAAGTGTTGAATCAGCGATGTAAGCCCTTGTGCACACTGTGTAACTTTCATTCTGTATGGAAAGTGCctttttccttacttttctGACATAGTCTGCCCACATGAGAACAAAAACACCTTCTGAATGCTGAGATGCGTTTATTCAGAACTTCCTACATATCCATTTCactttcttctccccttccccctttggAGACTGCTGGTAGGATCGGAGTGATCGCAGTTCTCCACGTGAATGTGAGATGTGATCCCAGGAAAAACTCTCTGCATTGGCAACATCCTGCCAAGGACCTGTCCCTTGATAATTCTGCCATGGTATTTGATGGGATGGATGCAGAGTAGTTTTACGCAGAACGCTGGTGAaaatgagaggaagaaaaaaaatcagatgccatgaatttgttctgtttcaaaaaaaCTTACCCTTTTCACTAAGACAGCAATAGTGGAAATACAAAAAGAGCAAAGATACTATATTATGGTCTTAAAATGTAGATAGTGGTCAGAGCTGCTGGCTTGTTAAAAAAGGGAAGGTGAAGGGGCAGGGAGAAGCTGGGAAATTTTCCTTTAGTAGGGAGAAGAGCTTGAAAGACATTCTGTAGAACTCAGGCTccctatttttaattattattttttcccctgcaattTGGACCCCAACCTCAGTACTTgtagagagaaaattaaataatggGTTATTGAATTGAGATCTTGCCTCACTGTACTTGAGACTGGGTGTCTTAGATTGCATTTGAACAAAGGAGCAGAAATTTCTGAATGCAAACGGATGGAAGATGGATGAAGACATACAGTTCGCTTAAATAGTTGACTACCTGTCAGGGATCATATCTTACATGAACtcaagacaaaatgaaaaataaatgaaaaaaagctcTTTACCTGCTCCCCTAATTTGGACTCCATCATCAATGGCGTTTCCATTATGAAAGATTCTGACGGGTCCGGAGAGCTCGCCAGAAAAGGGAGCGTACACCGTTGCTCCATCAGCACAGATGACATCCACACCCTTGTGCTTTTCTCCTTTGCCACCACGTCTGAAAACAACCACACAATTAGAGAAGTCTCTGCCAGACACTCTACCAGTGTCTGAAAACACTTCCTCATGACCAACCTAAGCCCTCAGAGCTGTATTTCTTAAAGAGCTTGAGCAGAGTTCAGCTCTATTtcaacagagcagcagcaacaaccCACGTGTTTAAAGGTACCTTGGAGCTCCATAGTATCCGCAGCCGTACTTATCACAGCCCCTTATCTCGTTTGTAGGATTCCCAGCACATACAGCTTCCCAGTAAATGTCTTCCTGTGGTGTTGGTGGAAAAAATGGAGCATCTGGATACAGAAACAGGAAAGCAGAGTTAACTCTTAggttcatttttaaagtatttaatatttgcAACTACTACATTTTCGTATGAGGTAGGAACATACTGCAGTTACATTCTGTACATGCACTTGATGTTTCCTCCACAAACTTTGTCACCCTTTTGGAAATGTAGGTACAGCGTGCACCTCAGGCTACATCTTAATGTTTCTTAATCAGGACTGGCTGCTATAAAGAAGATACtttaaagggaaggggaaaaaaataaaaggattatCACAGTTGTAAATTAGTGTATAAACTGAGGGGTAGGAAAAGActcatctccctctttttttttttttttttttttttttttttttccacaggctAATGGGTTTGGAGTCCTTAACTCCTATTCTACATGAACACCAAAATCTTTAAATTTGTACTTGAAACAAATCAACCTGAAGTCTGAGCTAGATAACAGGTCATATTGAAAACCTTGCTGGTAGTTGGAAGGTTAAAAAAGGTGTCTGACTCAGTTTGTTGCTGGGACCTGATGCTGCTGTGTCCTGGGGGCAATGAGGAGAGGGAGATAAAACTTAAcagttaataaataatattttctcctAAAAATAGTTCTCCAGTCCTGTTTTTATGTCTTTTGGATGCTGCCCTTAGGAAGACTGCAAGGCAGAGAGGACTCATGCTGTTTGGCATCATTGTTATTTGCAACTAAACATCCTTCCATCCAACAACTTATTCTCTATGGTTGGTTGCTTTTACCAGGTTTAAGGAGAGGAGTAGGGTCGGAGCGGTCGCAGTTCTCAACGTGAATGTGAGACACGATCCCAGGAAACACTCTTTGCATTGGCAGCATTCTTCCAAGTTGCTGCCCTCTCTGGATTTGGCCGTGGTATCTGATGGGATGAATACAGACGAGTTTTACACAGTAACCTGGAAAAGATGAGGGAGGAAGATGTCAGGAAGCATCGGCTGCCTCTGTTCTTGTGGTGTGCAAGAAATCTTCCGTGCTGGTCTGCTACTGGAGACTGCAAGGATGAGGCAGAACCATAGTCAAGGTAGCAACGATCCTGAAATTAGAATTATTTAGATTGctgtggaaaaagggaaaaggaattGGAAAATagcaacaggaaaacaaaactgtggGCTTCTGATACGTTATTTGTActgtttattattgttgttgttgttattagtaTTAGGATTTTGGTATTGTTTTTCTGCTATCTATTTTTCaactcctttcttccttcctctccaaAAAAAGCATTGGGAAAGGCCTGTATCCTGCTGGTGCTCTTGGTATTTCTGAG
The genomic region above belongs to Anas platyrhynchos isolate ZD024472 breed Pekin duck chromosome 14, IASCAAS_PekinDuck_T2T, whole genome shotgun sequence and contains:
- the LOC101795398 gene encoding myeloid protein 1 precursor (The RefSeq protein has 11 substitutions, 3 frameshifts, 1 non-frameshifting indel compared to this genomic sequence) — translated: MPALSLIALLSLVSTVFAKQLNAYLPQHPQHPKNPQHPNNSTRHWAQLCSGNPSNRIRGCDRYGCGNFGASRQGGKGERHAGVDVICADGATVYAPFSGQLSGPIRFFHNGNAIDDGVQIRGSGYCVKLVCIHPIRYHGQIQRGQQLGRMLPMQRVFPGIVSHIHVENCDRSDPTPLLKPDAPFFPPTPQEDIYWEAVCAGNPTNEIRGCDKYGCGYYGAPRRGGKGEKHKGVDVICADGATVYAPFSGELSGPVRIFHNGNAIDDGVQIWGAAFCVKLLCIHPIKYHGRIIKGQVLGRMLPMQRVFPGITSHIHVENCDHSDPTSSLQRGKGESEMEV
- the LOC101795398 gene encoding myeloid protein 1 isoform X1, whose product is MPALSLIALVSVLSAVFAKQLDVYPPQHPQHPQHPQNPQHPQQQHRHWAQLCSGNPSNRIRGCDRYGCGNFGASRQGGKGERHAGVDVICADGATVYAPFSGQLSGPIRFFHNGNAIDDGVQIRGSGYCVKLVCIHPIRYHGQIQRGQQLGRMLPMQRVFPGIVSHIHVENCDRSDPTPLLKPDAPFFPPTPQEDIYWEAVCAGNPTNEIRGCDKYGCGYYGAPRRGGKGEKHKGVDVICADGATVYAPFSGELSGPVRIFHNGNAIDDGVQIRGAAFCVKLLCIHPIKYHGRIIKGQVLGRMLPMQRVFPGITSHIHVENCDHSDPTSSLQRGKGRRK